Proteins co-encoded in one Halorussus lipolyticus genomic window:
- a CDS encoding M24 family metallopeptidase, with the protein MPTRVPDSEFRDRLAEVRDRIAESGGDAGVWFGATSIEYLTGFDHIQTERPVVLAVTDDEVAITVPRLEVERVETNPRIDAVHHYFDYPGGNPIETAVGMLSEMGVESVATDADGAPGVMGYEGPQLSEFVEVETQSWVDRMRWAKSDVEVELVRESARWGNLAHRYLADFTEVGEHPATVSQRASLEASRAMLDTLGDEYVPRTRGDGPAMAGFITGEQTALPHGHTANRRLQEGDVLVTGASADVDGYHSELERTMFLGEPEDEQAHYFELMLEAQTIAIDALGPGVELSYVDEQVWDFFEEQGVADLAQHHVGHNIGMGGHEPPYIDRGWTTHCEDRGGREETDAEMEPGHIYTIEPGIYTDEYGYRHSDTIAITDDGVDWLTYFPRDLESNIISVE; encoded by the coding sequence ATGCCCACACGAGTACCCGATTCCGAGTTCCGAGACAGACTCGCCGAGGTCCGCGACCGAATCGCCGAGTCCGGCGGCGACGCCGGCGTCTGGTTCGGCGCGACGAGTATCGAGTATCTCACCGGCTTCGACCACATCCAGACCGAGCGTCCGGTCGTCCTCGCGGTGACGGACGACGAGGTGGCGATTACGGTGCCCCGACTGGAGGTCGAGCGCGTCGAGACCAACCCGCGCATCGACGCGGTGCATCATTACTTCGACTACCCCGGCGGGAACCCAATCGAGACCGCAGTCGGGATGCTGTCGGAGATGGGCGTCGAATCGGTCGCCACGGACGCCGACGGTGCGCCCGGCGTGATGGGCTACGAGGGGCCGCAACTCTCGGAGTTCGTCGAAGTCGAGACCCAGAGCTGGGTCGATAGGATGCGGTGGGCCAAGTCCGATGTGGAGGTCGAACTGGTCCGCGAATCCGCCCGGTGGGGCAACCTCGCCCACCGCTATCTAGCGGACTTCACCGAGGTCGGCGAGCATCCGGCGACCGTGAGCCAACGCGCTTCGCTGGAGGCCTCGCGGGCCATGCTCGACACCCTCGGCGACGAGTACGTCCCTCGGACCCGAGGAGACGGCCCGGCGATGGCGGGGTTCATCACGGGCGAGCAGACCGCTCTGCCCCACGGCCACACCGCCAATCGGCGCTTGCAGGAGGGCGACGTGCTGGTGACGGGCGCGAGCGCCGACGTGGACGGCTACCACTCGGAACTGGAGCGCACCATGTTCCTCGGCGAACCCGAAGACGAGCAGGCCCACTACTTCGAACTCATGCTGGAGGCCCAGACCATCGCCATCGACGCGCTCGGGCCGGGCGTCGAGTTGTCTTACGTGGACGAGCAGGTCTGGGACTTCTTCGAGGAGCAAGGGGTCGCGGACCTCGCCCAGCACCACGTCGGGCACAACATCGGCATGGGCGGCCACGAACCGCCGTACATCGACCGCGGGTGGACCACCCACTGCGAGGACCGCGGTGGCCGCGAGGAGACCGACGCCGAGATGGAACCGGGCCACATCTACACCATCGAACCCGGCATCTACACCGACGAGTACGGCTACCGCCACTCGGACACTATCGCCATCACCGACGACGGCGTGGACTGGTTGACCTACTTCCCGCGAGATTTGGAATCGAACATCATCAGCGTCGAGTAG
- a CDS encoding cupredoxin domain-containing protein: MTDSTRRQFLRSATTATATASLAALAGCAGVLSEEDGTGQQTTVDYTLPEETESAEVEMGPDGTNLFAPEIVRVEAGGTVTWTNVSANHSATAYAPATDYPQRIPDEAAPWDTGVLVENGASASHTFETPGVYDYYCTPHEPFGMVGTVVVGDPDPEDQPGLTPPGDGRSDKAASKIEALNAKVRSALDS, translated from the coding sequence ATGACCGACTCGACGCGCCGCCAGTTCCTCCGGAGCGCGACCACTGCCACTGCGACCGCCTCGCTCGCCGCGCTGGCCGGGTGCGCGGGCGTCCTCTCCGAGGAGGACGGAACCGGCCAACAGACCACCGTAGACTACACGCTCCCCGAGGAGACCGAAAGCGCCGAGGTCGAGATGGGACCGGACGGGACCAACCTGTTCGCGCCCGAAATCGTCCGCGTCGAGGCCGGGGGCACCGTGACGTGGACCAACGTCTCGGCCAACCACTCCGCGACGGCCTACGCGCCCGCCACCGACTACCCCCAGCGCATCCCCGACGAGGCCGCCCCGTGGGACACCGGCGTCCTCGTGGAAAACGGCGCGTCGGCGTCCCACACCTTCGAGACGCCGGGCGTCTACGACTACTACTGTACGCCCCACGAACCGTTCGGCATGGTCGGCACCGTGGTCGTCGGCGACCCCGACCCCGAGGACCAACCCGGACTGACCCCGCCGGGCGACGGGCGCTCCGACAAGGCGGCGTCGAAAATCGAGGCCCTGAACGCCAAGGTTCGGTCGGCGCTCGATTCCTGA
- a CDS encoding HAD family hydrolase, producing the protein MAVSFDLFGTLVDADRPDDPASAVADELRARDVAVPDDWADAYREVHIDAPEGAEIPLMAHVSAALASRGVEAPGNAARRAVVSAFDPEVTTRDGALEAVETASERGPVAVLSNCAVPQLARKALIRSDVDRDTFDAIVTSVASGWRKPDARAFETCADRLGVSTADLLHVGDDPRTDAGIENCGGTALLVSDVPLTEFPAWLEAQQ; encoded by the coding sequence GTGGCAGTATCGTTCGACCTGTTCGGTACGCTCGTGGACGCCGACCGACCCGACGACCCCGCCAGTGCGGTCGCCGACGAACTCCGAGCGCGCGACGTGGCGGTGCCCGACGACTGGGCCGACGCCTACCGCGAGGTCCACATCGACGCGCCCGAGGGAGCCGAAATCCCCCTCATGGCCCACGTCAGCGCCGCGCTCGCCAGTCGCGGCGTCGAGGCCCCCGGCAACGCCGCGCGCCGGGCGGTCGTCTCCGCGTTCGACCCCGAGGTGACGACCAGAGACGGCGCGCTCGAAGCAGTCGAGACAGCGAGCGAGCGCGGTCCGGTCGCGGTTCTCTCGAACTGCGCGGTGCCCCAACTCGCCCGCAAGGCCCTGATTCGGTCGGACGTGGACCGCGACACCTTCGACGCAATCGTGACCAGCGTGGCCTCCGGGTGGCGCAAGCCCGACGCCAGAGCCTTCGAGACCTGCGCCGACCGACTGGGCGTCTCGACCGCCGACCTGCTCCACGTCGGCGACGACCCCCGAACCGACGCCGGAATCGAGAACTGCGGCGGGACGGCGCTCCTCGTGTCGGACGTCCCGCTCACCGAGTTTCCCGCGTGGTTGGAGGCCCAGCAGTGA
- the cbiB gene encoding adenosylcobinamide-phosphate synthase CbiB: protein MNPALAIAVALVLDAALAEPPRRLHPVAWFGSAVARFDREWSRPRLAGTAVAALLPLLAGGIVALAVGIADRLHPLAGVLTAGLVVFATTSLRMLAGKAEEVVAVTETDLPTARERLKWLAGRDAEDLSAGEVRSAAVESTAENLADGVVASLLAFALLGPVSPAVGAGAAVWVKAVNTLDSMLGYPDKPHGTTSARLDDIVMWIPARVSAGLVALAAVAPASLSAGSRWADAPPSPNSGWPMATLAGAIDARLEKPGVYVLNPEARLPSVETARSGVRIAGLAGLLAFLLAGLLTAVGEELAPALGSGVVAWF from the coding sequence GTGAATCCCGCACTCGCCATCGCTGTCGCGCTGGTCCTCGACGCCGCGCTCGCCGAACCCCCGCGCCGACTCCACCCCGTCGCGTGGTTCGGGTCGGCCGTCGCCCGCTTCGACCGCGAGTGGTCCCGACCCCGACTCGCGGGCACTGCGGTCGCCGCACTCCTGCCCCTGCTCGCTGGCGGAATCGTCGCGCTCGCGGTCGGAATCGCCGACCGTCTTCACCCTCTCGCCGGCGTCCTCACAGCGGGACTCGTCGTCTTCGCCACCACTAGCCTCCGGATGCTCGCGGGGAAGGCCGAGGAGGTAGTCGCTGTGACCGAGACCGACCTCCCGACCGCCCGCGAGCGACTCAAGTGGCTAGCGGGCCGGGACGCTGAGGACCTCTCGGCGGGCGAGGTCCGGAGCGCCGCAGTCGAGAGCACTGCGGAGAATCTGGCCGACGGCGTGGTGGCCTCGCTGTTGGCGTTCGCCCTCCTCGGGCCGGTCTCGCCCGCCGTCGGCGCGGGGGCCGCTGTGTGGGTCAAGGCGGTCAACACCCTCGACTCGATGCTGGGCTACCCCGACAAGCCCCACGGCACCACCAGCGCCCGTCTCGACGACATAGTTATGTGGATTCCCGCGCGCGTGAGCGCCGGTCTCGTCGCGCTCGCCGCAGTCGCGCCTGCGTCCCTCTCCGCCGGGTCTCGGTGGGCCGACGCGCCGCCCTCGCCGAACTCGGGGTGGCCGATGGCGACCCTCGCGGGGGCCATCGACGCCCGCCTCGAAAAGCCCGGCGTCTACGTGCTGAACCCCGAGGCCCGACTTCCCTCGGTCGAGACCGCCCGGTCCGGCGTTCGAATCGCGGGACTGGCCGGTCTGCTGGCGTTCCTCCTCGCTGGCCTGCTGACAGCGGTCGGCGAGGAGCTCGCGCCGGCGCTCGGTTCGGGGGTGGTCGCGTGGTTCTGA
- a CDS encoding adenosylcobinamide-GDP ribazoletransferase has translation MVLTATKGAVGFLTRIPTGRSEEAWVAFSETPTAFPLAGWVVGLLSAVPLLGAVLTARTLGPVPAPTVAFGYLLAVYAVTGINHADGVADLGDAAVVHGDPDDRRDVLKDTEVGVGAVLALGAVLVGLGLAGLALADAPPVAPPTAAVGVPVAVGIAVSAEVGAKFGMAALACLGSPAFEGLGSAFTDNAPTALVAPALAAVPVGLLGVPAIAALAGAVATAMALLGWSRANLGGVNGDVFGAANELGRIAGLHLGVVAWTLS, from the coding sequence GTGGTTCTGACAGCCACGAAGGGTGCGGTCGGTTTCCTCACCCGGATTCCGACCGGGCGGTCCGAGGAGGCGTGGGTCGCGTTCAGCGAGACCCCGACAGCATTTCCGCTGGCCGGGTGGGTCGTGGGCCTCCTTTCGGCGGTCCCACTGCTCGGGGCCGTACTCACAGCGAGGACGCTCGGCCCGGTTCCGGCCCCGACAGTCGCGTTCGGCTACCTGCTGGCGGTCTACGCCGTCACGGGCATCAACCACGCAGACGGGGTGGCCGACCTCGGAGACGCCGCGGTGGTCCACGGCGACCCCGACGACCGCCGGGACGTACTGAAAGACACCGAGGTCGGCGTCGGCGCTGTGCTGGCGCTGGGCGCGGTGTTGGTCGGTCTCGGACTTGCCGGTCTCGCGCTGGCCGACGCGCCCCCGGTCGCGCCGCCGACTGCCGCGGTCGGCGTCCCGGTCGCGGTCGGAATCGCCGTCTCCGCCGAGGTCGGCGCGAAGTTCGGGATGGCCGCGCTGGCGTGCCTCGGGTCGCCCGCCTTCGAGGGATTGGGGTCGGCGTTCACCGACAACGCCCCGACAGCACTGGTCGCTCCGGCGCTGGCCGCGGTGCCGGTCGGCCTGCTGGGGGTCCCGGCAATCGCGGCGCTCGCCGGGGCCGTCGCCACAGCGATGGCGCTGTTGGGGTGGTCTCGGGCGAACCTCGGCGGCGTCAACGGCGACGTGTTCGGCGCGGCCAACGAACTGGGCAGAATCGCGGGTCTGCATCTGGGGGTGGTCGCGTGGACGCTCTCGTGA
- a CDS encoding NTP transferase domain-containing protein — protein MCGGRGTRLDTEVEKPLFEVGERPMVARVADALEASRVETVHAVVSPDAPETREFVANEDSLAAIETPGEGYVEDLQVALEAVELPVLTVAADLPLLADDAVNAVLDAHGSGEHCSTTVCVPASLKRALGASADTTFEREADGRELAPTGVNVVAESTEDTMYETYDARLAVNVNRLSDAELAEELL, from the coding sequence ATGTGCGGTGGCCGGGGGACCAGACTCGACACGGAAGTTGAGAAACCCTTGTTCGAGGTCGGCGAGAGACCGATGGTCGCCCGCGTCGCCGACGCCCTCGAAGCCAGCAGAGTCGAGACCGTCCACGCGGTCGTTTCGCCCGACGCCCCCGAGACCCGCGAGTTCGTCGCCAACGAGGACTCGCTGGCGGCTATCGAGACGCCGGGCGAGGGCTACGTCGAGGACTTGCAGGTCGCGCTCGAAGCGGTCGAACTCCCGGTTCTCACGGTCGCGGCCGACCTGCCCCTGCTGGCTGACGACGCCGTGAACGCGGTCCTCGATGCGCACGGAAGCGGGGAACACTGTTCGACAACCGTCTGCGTCCCGGCCTCGCTCAAGCGGGCGCTCGGCGCGAGTGCGGACACGACCTTCGAGCGCGAGGCCGACGGCCGGGAACTCGCGCCGACCGGGGTCAACGTCGTCGCGGAATCGACGGAGGATACCATGTACGAGACATACGACGCACGCTTGGCTGTCAACGTGAATCGACTTTCAGACGCAGAGCTAGCGGAGGAGTTGCTGTGA
- a CDS encoding nicotinate-nucleotide--dimethylbenzimidazole phosphoribosyltransferase, whose translation MTDTADSSPRLVLFAGTTRTAEIEGLSAAGADPEAMVHTPSADAEILEYGEPVRAPEVPVSPTGCPTPAVVTRAVRELADFETTVVDAGLAEPTAAPTVTVGARAGEDIRQEDPVPTAPGAFTAAREFGRQIPDEEVLVAETIPGGTTTALGVLTALGEERGVSSSLPDNPLDRKREVVADALDASGLAPGDAESDPRLAVRRVGDPVLASAAGFVVGAVRSGTAVTLAGGTQMVAVAALARHAGLDAPLSLATTKFLADDESADLRGAVPDFDLELTVTDPGFDGTNHPALARFVAGEAKEGVGMGGSLALADRAGIEMGAVRDRVRAVYDDLLDRPETAEAPESADGPR comes from the coding sequence GTGACCGACACGGCCGACTCCTCGCCGAGACTGGTGCTGTTCGCCGGGACCACCCGGACCGCCGAAATCGAGGGGCTGAGCGCCGCGGGGGCCGACCCCGAGGCCATGGTCCACACGCCGAGCGCGGACGCCGAGATTCTGGAGTACGGCGAACCGGTCCGCGCGCCCGAGGTCCCGGTCAGTCCGACTGGGTGTCCGACCCCGGCGGTCGTGACCCGCGCGGTCCGGGAGTTGGCGGACTTCGAGACGACCGTGGTGGACGCCGGACTGGCAGAACCGACCGCCGCGCCGACGGTGACGGTCGGGGCGCGAGCAGGCGAGGACATCCGGCAGGAGGACCCGGTGCCGACCGCGCCCGGCGCGTTCACTGCGGCCCGCGAGTTCGGTCGCCAGATTCCCGACGAGGAGGTCCTCGTCGCCGAGACGATTCCGGGCGGGACCACCACCGCGCTCGGGGTGCTGACCGCGCTCGGCGAGGAGCGCGGGGTCTCGTCGTCGCTCCCTGACAACCCCCTTGACCGGAAGCGCGAGGTGGTCGCCGACGCCCTCGACGCCAGTGGACTGGCCCCCGGCGACGCAGAGAGCGACCCCCGACTCGCGGTCCGGCGGGTCGGCGACCCGGTGCTTGCGAGCGCCGCGGGATTCGTCGTCGGCGCTGTCCGGTCCGGAACGGCGGTCACGCTGGCGGGCGGCACGCAGATGGTCGCAGTCGCCGCGCTCGCCCGTCACGCCGGACTCGACGCGCCCCTCTCGCTGGCCACGACCAAGTTCTTGGCCGACGACGAGAGCGCCGACCTGCGCGGGGCGGTCCCCGATTTCGACCTCGAACTGACCGTCACCGACCCCGGATTCGACGGGACGAATCACCCCGCGCTGGCGCGGTTCGTCGCGGGCGAGGCCAAGGAGGGCGTCGGGATGGGCGGGTCGCTGGCGCTGGCCGACCGGGCCGGAATCGAGATGGGCGCGGTCCGCGACCGAGTTCGGGCCGTGTACGACGACCTGCTGGACCGCCCGGAGACGGCCGAGGCCCCGGAATCCGCCGATGGACCCCGATAG
- a CDS encoding threonine-phosphate decarboxylase, giving the protein MDPDSVREVGRVPHGGSDDPDLLDFSANTNPRTPEGTESVYADALDSARSYPDDDYPEFRTAAADFAGCNPEEVVPTPGGLAALRLAFATGVSPGDAVAIPYPSFGEYAREVRLQGGVPEFVPHDELLDVDPKNFAAAVVCNPNNPTGDAYDSGALREFADRCRASDTLLVVDEAFLGFTDRSSMAGTEGVAVARSLTKLFGLPGLRAGFAVGAGTVGDDLATVRRAWSLGTPSAKVGAYCLRQREFVAETRERVRRERSRMADALADEFEVRSSEAPFLLLDTGERDPAEVVERARRAGVAIRDATTFRSLDSHVRVAVRAPDENDRLLEVLAGV; this is encoded by the coding sequence ATGGACCCCGATAGCGTCCGCGAGGTCGGTCGGGTGCCCCACGGCGGGAGCGACGACCCGGACCTGCTGGATTTCAGCGCCAACACCAACCCGCGGACGCCGGAGGGAACCGAATCGGTCTACGCCGACGCGCTCGATTCGGCCCGGTCGTACCCCGACGACGACTACCCCGAGTTCCGGACTGCCGCCGCCGATTTCGCAGGGTGCAATCCCGAGGAGGTCGTCCCCACGCCGGGCGGTCTGGCGGCGCTTCGCCTCGCGTTCGCCACCGGCGTCTCGCCCGGCGACGCCGTGGCGATTCCCTACCCGAGTTTCGGCGAGTACGCCCGCGAGGTCCGACTGCAGGGCGGGGTCCCCGAGTTCGTCCCCCACGACGAACTGCTCGATGTTGACCCGAAGAACTTCGCCGCGGCGGTGGTCTGCAACCCCAACAACCCGACCGGCGACGCCTACGACTCCGGCGCGCTCCGCGAGTTCGCCGACCGGTGCCGGGCGAGCGACACCCTGCTGGTCGTAGACGAGGCCTTTCTGGGGTTCACCGACCGGTCCTCGATGGCGGGCACCGAGGGCGTCGCCGTCGCGCGCTCGCTGACCAAACTGTTCGGTCTGCCGGGTCTGCGGGCCGGATTCGCGGTCGGTGCGGGGACGGTGGGCGACGATTTGGCCACCGTCCGGCGGGCGTGGAGCCTCGGCACCCCGTCGGCGAAGGTAGGCGCGTACTGTCTGCGACAGCGCGAGTTCGTCGCTGAGACCCGCGAGCGCGTCCGCCGGGAGCGGTCCCGGATGGCCGACGCGCTCGCCGACGAGTTCGAGGTCCGGTCGTCCGAGGCCCCCTTCCTCCTGCTCGACACGGGCGAGCGCGACCCGGCGGAAGTCGTCGAGCGCGCCAGACGGGCGGGCGTCGCAATCCGGGACGCGACCACCTTCCGCAGTCTCGACTCGCACGTCCGGGTCGCGGTCCGAGCGCCCGACGAGAACGACCGCCTGCTGGAGGTGCTGGCGGGTGTCTGA
- a CDS encoding adenosylcobinamide amidohydrolase, whose translation MSEEVFGTTVSEGVLRVRREGARWLSSGWNGGERRGDSAYNVSVPEGFDRTDLDSYLTERRERAGFGESGPCLLTGVELRHARGARCGPVSAVATVGISNPAALPMDSDDLSTGARSRPDLDSGTTPDIGTVNLLVGTERSLADGALANLLAVATEAKTAVLLAETGFTGTTSDAAIVACDPAGEQAAFSGAATEVGACTRACVREAVRAGLESRYSEATEATIPESVADADHGVVTDRRAEVFAPSETNVDIA comes from the coding sequence GTGTCTGAGGAGGTTTTCGGAACCACGGTCAGCGAGGGCGTCCTCCGGGTGCGCCGAGAGGGAGCGCGGTGGCTCTCGTCGGGGTGGAACGGCGGCGAGCGACGGGGCGACTCTGCGTACAACGTCTCAGTGCCCGAGGGCTTCGACCGGACCGACCTCGATTCGTACCTCACCGAGCGCCGCGAGCGCGCCGGGTTCGGCGAATCCGGCCCGTGCTTGCTTACTGGCGTCGAACTCCGGCACGCTCGGGGTGCCCGATGCGGTCCGGTCTCGGCGGTAGCGACCGTCGGTATCTCGAACCCGGCCGCGCTCCCGATGGACTCGGACGACCTCTCGACCGGTGCGAGGAGTCGGCCCGACCTCGATTCCGGCACGACGCCCGACATCGGAACCGTCAACCTGCTGGTCGGCACCGAGCGGTCGCTGGCGGATGGCGCGCTGGCGAACCTGCTGGCGGTCGCCACCGAGGCCAAGACCGCAGTTCTGCTGGCCGAGACCGGGTTTACCGGGACGACCAGTGACGCCGCTATCGTCGCCTGCGACCCGGCGGGCGAGCAGGCCGCCTTCTCCGGGGCCGCGACCGAAGTCGGTGCCTGTACTCGGGCCTGCGTCAGGGAAGCGGTCCGGGCGGGCCTCGAATCGCGCTACAGCGAGGCGACCGAGGCGACGATTCCCGAGTCGGTCGCCGACGCCGACCACGGCGTCGTGACCGACCGGCGGGCAGAGGTGTTCGCGCCGTCGGAGACAAATGTAGATATTGCTTAA
- a CDS encoding P-loop NTPase, with the protein MVEAFAVASGKGGTGKTTTTVALGMALADEYDVTIVDTDTGMANLLFHTGLTDVDVTLHDLLVEDADAEVSQAVYDRFGMSVVPCGTSLSAFEKADPERLRSVVAELADGTDVLLLDSPAALGSKSAVLPVVLADRVVVVLQPTIPALSDGLKVQEYAHSYGTDTAGVVFNKVHDPEEAAGVAEKTERYFDGPTLATVPDADAARSARRAGEPLLAHAPDCEAAQAYREAAGSLDVRAGQSGEVADRFRSAVVPDSP; encoded by the coding sequence ATGGTCGAGGCCTTCGCGGTGGCGAGCGGCAAGGGCGGGACTGGCAAGACCACGACGACGGTGGCGCTCGGGATGGCGCTTGCCGACGAGTACGACGTGACTATCGTGGACACCGACACCGGGATGGCCAACCTGCTGTTTCACACCGGCCTGACCGACGTGGACGTGACCCTCCACGACCTGCTGGTCGAGGACGCCGACGCAGAGGTCTCACAGGCGGTCTACGACCGGTTCGGCATGTCGGTCGTCCCCTGCGGAACCAGTCTCTCAGCGTTCGAGAAGGCCGACCCCGAGCGACTCCGGTCGGTCGTCGCCGAACTCGCGGACGGCACTGACGTTCTCCTGTTGGACTCGCCCGCCGCGCTCGGGTCCAAGAGCGCGGTTCTGCCCGTCGTCCTCGCCGACCGCGTGGTGGTGGTCCTCCAACCGACGATTCCGGCGCTCAGCGACGGTCTCAAGGTGCAGGAGTACGCCCACTCCTACGGCACCGACACCGCGGGCGTCGTGTTCAACAAGGTCCACGACCCCGAGGAGGCCGCCGGTGTCGCCGAGAAGACCGAACGCTACTTCGACGGGCCGACGCTGGCGACGGTGCCCGACGCCGACGCCGCGCGGTCGGCCCGCCGGGCGGGCGAACCCCTGCTTGCTCACGCCCCGGACTGCGAGGCGGCGCAGGCCTACCGCGAGGCCGCTGGGAGTCTCGACGTGCGGGCGGGCCAGTCGGGCGAGGTGGCCGACCGATTCCGGAGCGCGGTCGTCCCCGACTCGCCATGA